A section of the Bacteroidota bacterium genome encodes:
- a CDS encoding DUF2911 domain-containing protein: MKKLLIATAAFGAVYFSNAQTVTTPQASPTTTLKQNFALSNVELSYSRPGVKGRKVFGDLVPYGKVWRTGANLATTLTFGEDVMIGGTKVPAGKYGLLTIPEAKEWTVIISKQTDVTSPDAYKQDQDVVRVKAAVMDLPFSIETFTMSFDDLKSNSLNLGMMWDKVYVSIPVTVDVDSKVMKQIDDAMNKDNHPYYAAAQYYYDNGKDLNKALAWVNKAIEPIPNAQPWVHTLKTRILAKMGKKEEAKIAANNAIRVANEAKFPEFAKQNEDILKELK; the protein is encoded by the coding sequence ATGAAAAAATTATTAATTGCCACAGCAGCTTTTGGAGCTGTATATTTTTCCAATGCACAAACAGTAACAACTCCACAGGCGAGCCCCACAACTACATTAAAGCAAAATTTTGCTTTATCGAATGTTGAATTATCTTATTCACGTCCTGGAGTTAAAGGCCGTAAAGTATTCGGTGACCTGGTACCTTATGGCAAGGTATGGCGTACCGGTGCAAACTTAGCAACCACTCTTACTTTTGGTGAAGATGTAATGATCGGTGGTACAAAAGTGCCTGCCGGCAAATATGGTTTATTGACTATTCCTGAAGCGAAGGAGTGGACTGTTATAATCTCTAAACAAACTGATGTAACAAGTCCAGATGCTTACAAGCAAGACCAGGATGTAGTAAGAGTAAAAGCAGCCGTTATGGATCTGCCATTCTCTATCGAAACATTTACAATGAGTTTTGATGATCTGAAAAGTAATAGCCTTAACCTGGGCATGATGTGGGATAAAGTATATGTTTCAATTCCGGTTACTGTGGATGTAGATAGTAAAGTAATGAAGCAGATCGATGATGCGATGAATAAGGATAATCATCCTTATTATGCCGCTGCTCAATATTATTATGACAATGGTAAAGATCTGAACAAAGCACTGGCATGGGTGAATAAAGCCATTGAGCCAATACCTAATGCACAGCCCTGGGTACATACATTGAAGACAAGAATACTTGCAAAAATGGGTAAGAAAGAAGAAGCAAAAATCGCCGCCAATAACGCTATCAGGGTTGCGAATGAAGCCAAGTTTCCAGAGTTTGCTAAACAAAATGAAGACATTCTTAAAGAGTTGAAATAA
- a CDS encoding site-specific integrase: MSIVITKNVSRNRKKTWYTLEWGKAAGQRIATGIFTYNNPKDLIEKNHNKESLAILKTKQAHMILENQAIGSGYIPKHKLKTNFLEYYEEYVKTNSRTGSRHLLCSLAYFKEFMNKDYVAPIEITETVCERFRSYLLQKLNGETPADYFYKFKKVLKAAKADGYFINSPAEMIKAKVKPNKKKKELLEPDEYIQLIKTPCTNYEVKKAFVCSLYQGLRWCDVKPLEWESIRIESIMVTQEKTKVLVEIPLHNITKLIIGKPKTGLVFHLPSSNAANKILKKWCEDAGLEKHITWHCARLSFSVLLQDEGVNSATVAGMLGHTSTKYVETVYQRYRVHIGRKAIQKLPSTELN, encoded by the coding sequence ATGTCAATCGTAATTACAAAGAATGTTTCTCGTAACAGAAAAAAGACATGGTATACATTGGAATGGGGTAAGGCCGCAGGTCAAAGGATTGCTACCGGCATTTTTACGTATAACAATCCAAAGGACTTGATAGAAAAAAACCACAATAAGGAATCACTTGCAATACTCAAGACCAAACAAGCTCATATGATTCTTGAAAATCAGGCCATCGGTAGTGGGTATATTCCAAAACATAAACTGAAGACCAATTTCCTGGAGTACTATGAGGAATATGTAAAGACAAATTCAAGAACCGGAAGCAGGCATTTGCTTTGTAGTCTTGCTTATTTCAAAGAATTCATGAACAAAGATTATGTTGCTCCTATTGAAATTACCGAAACTGTTTGTGAAAGATTCAGGAGTTACTTGCTGCAAAAACTTAACGGTGAAACGCCTGCTGACTATTTTTATAAATTCAAAAAAGTTTTGAAAGCAGCAAAGGCAGACGGATATTTTATTAATAGCCCTGCTGAAATGATAAAGGCTAAAGTGAAGCCAAATAAAAAAAAGAAAGAATTGTTAGAACCAGATGAATATATTCAGCTGATTAAAACGCCTTGTACTAACTATGAAGTTAAAAAGGCTTTTGTTTGTTCTCTTTACCAGGGACTCAGATGGTGCGATGTGAAACCTTTGGAATGGGAATCGATTCGAATAGAATCAATTATGGTTACGCAGGAAAAAACCAAAGTACTTGTAGAAATTCCATTACATAATATTACAAAGTTGATCATTGGAAAACCAAAGACGGGACTTGTATTCCATCTTCCCAGTAGTAACGCGGCAAATAAAATATTAAAAAAATGGTGTGAAGATGCAGGATTGGAAAAACATATTACCTGGCATTGCGCGCGACTGAGCTTTTCTGTTTTGTTGCAAGATGAAGGCGTAAATTCTGCAACAGTTGCGGGAATGTTAGGTCATACATCAACAAAGTATGTTGAGACTGTTTATCAGCGATACAGGGTACATATAGGCAGGAAAGCAATTCAAAAATTGCCAAGTACGGAACTCAATTAA
- a CDS encoding conjugal transfer protein TraG — protein sequence MANTGEDEKGLRKIMDLTRMMSIAILLIHTYYYCYRAFDEWNLSATISDTLLKNIAKTGLFESFQKAKLIALGLLIISLLGVKGRKKENLKFSTSIIYMAVGIFIYFLSYLFLESSFDPGTKTIGYIAITATGFLFFLSGGTLLSRIIKQRLSTEVFNKENETFPQEERFLNNEYSINLPARYNLKGKIRKSWINIINPFRALLVIGSPGSGKSFFVINHVIRQHIKKGFSMFVYDFKYDDLTKITYNALQQYKHLYKVRPEFYVINFDDLSKSNRCNPLDPSTMFDITDAAESSRTIMMGLNREWIKRQGDFFVESPINFLTAIIWFLRKYQDGAFCTLPHVIELMQVEYDKLFTVLRTEPEIEALINPFVTAYMNDVMEQLEGQIAAAKIAMARLASPQLYYVLSGNDFTLDINNVNEPKIVCMGNNPQKQQVYGAVLSLYITRLIKVVNKKGGIPSSLIFDEFPTIYFQGMDGLIATARSNKVATTLAVQDYSQLKKDYGREQAEVIMNIAGNVISGQVMGDTAKQLSERFGKIMQDRTSLSINMNDTSVSKSKQLEAAVPPSAIASLSSGEFVGMVADNPDQKIELKTFHCEILNKHPYLQYSSSTSDALPIIRKIDPRLVSNNYNRVKVEVQQIIDTEFERIFNTPGLESVIIKK from the coding sequence ATGGCAAACACAGGTGAAGATGAAAAAGGATTGCGAAAGATAATGGACCTGACAAGGATGATGAGTATCGCCATACTCTTAATTCATACTTATTATTATTGTTATCGTGCCTTTGATGAATGGAACTTGTCAGCGACAATTTCTGATACTCTTTTAAAAAATATTGCAAAAACTGGTTTATTTGAAAGTTTTCAAAAAGCAAAATTGATTGCCTTGGGTTTACTAATTATATCACTACTTGGCGTAAAAGGCAGGAAGAAAGAAAATCTGAAATTTAGTACCTCCATTATATATATGGCTGTCGGTATATTCATTTACTTTCTAAGCTATTTGTTTCTTGAGAGCAGTTTTGATCCCGGCACAAAAACAATTGGTTATATAGCAATCACAGCTACAGGATTTCTATTCTTTTTATCTGGCGGCACTTTATTAAGCAGGATTATAAAGCAAAGATTAAGTACCGAAGTATTCAATAAGGAGAATGAGACTTTTCCTCAGGAAGAAAGATTTTTAAACAATGAATATTCGATTAATCTGCCCGCACGATATAATCTGAAAGGAAAGATCAGGAAAAGCTGGATCAATATCATTAATCCATTCAGGGCCTTGCTGGTTATCGGCTCTCCGGGATCCGGTAAATCTTTTTTCGTTATCAATCATGTTATCCGGCAGCACATAAAGAAAGGTTTTTCCATGTTTGTGTATGATTTTAAATATGATGACTTAACAAAGATTACATACAATGCTTTACAACAATACAAACATTTATATAAAGTGAGACCGGAGTTCTACGTCATTAACTTCGATGACCTGTCAAAAAGCAACCGATGCAATCCATTAGACCCTTCAACGATGTTTGATATTACGGATGCCGCGGAATCATCGCGGACAATTATGATGGGGCTCAACCGAGAATGGATCAAACGACAGGGTGATTTTTTTGTAGAGTCGCCTATCAATTTTCTGACAGCAATTATTTGGTTCCTGCGTAAATACCAGGATGGAGCTTTCTGTACATTACCACATGTTATCGAACTCATGCAAGTAGAATACGATAAACTATTTACAGTACTAAGAACGGAACCGGAAATAGAAGCATTGATCAATCCCTTTGTTACCGCTTATATGAATGATGTGATGGAGCAATTAGAAGGACAGATCGCTGCTGCAAAAATTGCGATGGCAAGATTAGCCTCACCACAATTATACTATGTCCTCTCTGGAAATGATTTTACGCTGGATATTAACAATGTGAATGAGCCAAAGATTGTTTGTATGGGTAATAACCCCCAGAAACAGCAAGTGTATGGAGCAGTGCTTTCCTTGTATATCACCCGCTTGATAAAGGTCGTCAACAAGAAAGGAGGTATTCCATCGAGTTTGATCTTTGATGAATTCCCAACTATCTATTTTCAGGGAATGGATGGATTGATTGCCACCGCCCGTTCCAATAAAGTAGCAACTACTCTTGCAGTTCAGGATTATAGTCAATTGAAAAAAGATTATGGCAGGGAGCAGGCAGAAGTAATTATGAATATTGCCGGTAATGTTATCAGCGGCCAGGTGATGGGTGATACAGCTAAACAATTGTCCGAACGATTTGGAAAAATTATGCAGGACAGAACAAGTTTGTCGATTAATATGAATGACACATCTGTGAGCAAATCAAAACAATTAGAAGCGGCAGTGCCCCCTTCGGCTATTGCCAGTCTTTCATCCGGCGAGTTTGTAGGAATGGTTGCAGACAATCCCGATCAGAAAATTGAATTGAAAACTTTTCATTGTGAGATCCTGAATAAACATCCATATCTGCAATATTCAAGTTCCACTAGTGATGCGCTTCCTATAATCCGGAAAATAGATCCCCGCTTGGTTAGTAATAATTATAACAGGGTTAAAGTAGAAGTTCAACAAATAATTGATACCGAATTCGAAAGAATATTTAATACACCAGGATTGGAAAGCGTTATTATAAAAAAATAA
- a CDS encoding relaxase, with translation MVARINTSNSLNMALNYNEQKVKQKKAECIMAVNYPKDLNDLNFYAKLNRFKKLTSLNENTKRNSLHISLNFHPSEKLDRDKLEQIATTYIEKIGFGKQPYLVYEHNDAGHPHIHIITTNIQADGKRIELHNIGRNQSEKARKEIEKQFSLIKAEGRKQIIEKKEVNNQRIHYGKSETMRAITNVLDTVIDQYKYTSLPELNAVLRLYSVTADRGKSGSRVYENKGLLYRILDEKGNKIGVPVKASLIYSKPTLKYLEKKFITNEILRQEHKKRLKNTIDWSFLKKPTQPLASLIESLSKERIHVCIRQNEQGIIYGVTYIDHLTKCVFNGSDLGKQYSAKGLLEKCREKEVNNSKNKMQLPEKNIATAKDREEIPFNREDISFVDKITDMVMTASGQYAFVPYALKRKKKKQRRS, from the coding sequence ATGGTTGCAAGAATAAACACAAGTAACAGCTTGAACATGGCGCTTAATTATAACGAACAAAAGGTCAAACAAAAGAAAGCCGAATGTATTATGGCAGTCAACTATCCAAAGGATCTAAACGATCTTAATTTCTATGCTAAACTCAACCGGTTTAAAAAACTTACTTCTTTAAATGAGAATACGAAACGCAACAGCTTGCATATATCACTAAACTTTCATCCATCTGAAAAATTAGACAGAGATAAGCTCGAACAGATTGCCACCACCTACATTGAAAAGATTGGGTTTGGGAAACAGCCCTATTTGGTCTATGAGCATAATGACGCTGGGCATCCACACATACATATTATAACAACAAATATTCAGGCAGATGGAAAAAGAATTGAGCTACATAACATCGGCCGAAATCAATCGGAAAAAGCAAGAAAGGAAATTGAAAAGCAGTTTAGCCTGATAAAAGCTGAAGGCAGAAAGCAAATCATTGAAAAGAAAGAAGTGAACAATCAAAGAATTCACTATGGCAAATCCGAAACAATGAGGGCTATTACGAATGTACTGGATACAGTCATTGATCAGTACAAATATACTTCGCTGCCCGAATTAAATGCTGTGTTGAGGCTTTATAGTGTTACAGCAGATAGAGGCAAATCAGGCTCAAGAGTTTATGAAAACAAAGGGTTGCTATATCGCATACTGGATGAGAAAGGAAATAAGATTGGTGTGCCGGTAAAGGCAAGTCTTATTTACAGTAAGCCTACACTTAAATACCTGGAGAAAAAATTCATTACAAATGAAATATTGAGACAAGAACATAAGAAGCGATTAAAAAATACAATTGACTGGTCCTTTCTTAAAAAACCAACTCAGCCATTAGCCTCATTAATTGAATCTCTTTCAAAAGAAAGAATACATGTCTGTATAAGACAAAACGAACAAGGAATAATCTATGGCGTTACATATATAGACCATCTAACCAAATGCGTATTCAATGGAAGTGATTTAGGAAAACAATACAGTGCAAAGGGGTTACTAGAAAAATGCAGGGAGAAGGAAGTCAATAACTCCAAAAATAAAATGCAATTGCCTGAGAAAAATATCGCAACTGCAAAAGACCGTGAAGAAATTCCATTTAACCGGGAGGATATCAGCTTTGTTGATAAAATAACAGATATGGTGATGACTGCTTCAGGTCAGTATGCTTTTGTACCATATGCTTTAAAAAGAAAGAAGAAAAAACAGAGGCGATCATAA
- a CDS encoding plasmid mobilization relaxosome protein MobC — MSEKKVNRTKWFHIRLTSAEYKKINDAFSVSTCQKISEYGRKLLLQKPVTVYNRNQSLDDFMAEMILLRNELNALGNNYNQVVRKMHTLDHLHEFKSWIIMNEKQQQSLLQKVSQIKEKINSISDKWLQE, encoded by the coding sequence ATGAGTGAAAAAAAAGTGAACCGTACAAAATGGTTTCATATCAGGTTGACATCTGCTGAATACAAAAAGATCAACGACGCGTTTTCAGTATCAACCTGTCAAAAGATAAGCGAGTATGGTCGTAAACTTCTGCTCCAAAAACCAGTTACTGTCTACAACCGGAACCAATCACTTGACGACTTTATGGCAGAAATGATTCTGTTAAGAAATGAACTGAATGCTCTCGGCAACAACTACAACCAGGTAGTTAGAAAAATGCATACTCTTGACCATTTACACGAATTCAAATCATGGATAATTATGAACGAAAAGCAACAGCAAAGTCTTTTGCAGAAAGTAAGTCAAATAAAAGAAAAAATCAATTCAATATCTGACAAATGGTTGCAAGAATAA
- a CDS encoding DNA repair protein, whose amino-acid sequence MEKEMNKPDWYQVAEVELIYKTKVKPSQRPKISCAEDSFKIVRQIWDADKIELIEQFKVLLLNRANKILGVFDVSSGGITGTVADPRIILAASVKANAVSIILCHNHPSGSLIPSQADQQLTTKIKLAAQYFDITVLDHIIITAEEHYSFADQGLL is encoded by the coding sequence ATGGAAAAGGAAATGAACAAACCAGACTGGTATCAGGTTGCAGAAGTGGAATTGATCTATAAGACAAAAGTGAAGCCCTCTCAACGCCCAAAAATTTCATGTGCCGAAGATTCATTTAAGATAGTACGGCAAATATGGGATGCTGACAAAATCGAATTGATAGAGCAGTTTAAAGTATTACTACTTAACAGGGCAAACAAGATTCTTGGAGTATTTGATGTTTCATCTGGTGGGATTACAGGGACTGTGGCTGATCCAAGAATTATTTTAGCTGCATCCGTTAAAGCAAATGCGGTTAGTATCATACTATGTCACAACCATCCTTCGGGAAGTCTTATTCCAAGCCAGGCGGATCAACAACTTACGACTAAAATAAAATTAGCTGCTCAGTATTTTGACATAACGGTTTTAGACCATATTATCATAACTGCAGAAGAGCATTATTCTTTTGCAGATCAAGGGCTGCTCTAA
- a CDS encoding DUF945 domain-containing protein produces MAHNLNFNEQTRQHSFFSVKEKAWHGLGKVVNDYPTSAEALKFAGLDYEVSKENIFTTLYDSDQQPTDSANQIKTHFATMRKDTGHVLGVVGKDYEIIQNVDAFSFFDSIVGGDGIQYETAGALGKGERIFITAKLPSYIKVGNNDLIEQYLFLTTSHDGYGSITAAFTPVRIVCNNTLNAALRNQSNSIKIRHTVNAKDRLEQAHKVMGISNQLSAQLETIFNKWTKVKVTDPELQRLIQLAMVPNKEVLNNIQSGNLDELSTCFNNMCNSVYEYAMTSPTQQEETTKGNLFGAYNAVTGYFQNVRNYKNDEAKLKAMLCGGTAQARTQKAFDLCENFSKGQMGMVN; encoded by the coding sequence ATGGCACACAACTTAAATTTTAACGAACAAACAAGACAACACAGTTTTTTCTCAGTTAAGGAAAAAGCATGGCATGGTTTAGGAAAAGTCGTGAATGATTATCCGACAAGTGCCGAAGCCCTCAAATTTGCCGGTTTGGATTATGAAGTAAGTAAAGAAAATATTTTTACTACGCTTTATGATTCTGACCAGCAACCAACAGATTCTGCAAATCAAATCAAAACACATTTTGCGACCATGCGAAAAGATACAGGCCATGTATTAGGTGTAGTTGGTAAGGATTATGAAATCATTCAGAATGTAGATGCCTTTTCCTTCTTCGATTCTATTGTTGGCGGTGATGGCATCCAATATGAAACAGCAGGAGCACTCGGTAAAGGTGAGCGGATTTTCATTACGGCTAAATTGCCTTCCTATATCAAAGTAGGCAACAATGATTTAATTGAACAGTATTTATTCCTCACCACTTCGCATGATGGTTATGGAAGTATTACCGCTGCCTTCACTCCTGTTCGCATCGTCTGTAATAATACACTGAACGCAGCCCTCCGTAATCAATCCAACAGTATTAAGATAAGGCATACAGTTAATGCTAAGGACAGGTTAGAACAAGCTCATAAAGTAATGGGAATCTCTAACCAGTTATCCGCACAATTAGAAACTATTTTTAATAAGTGGACAAAAGTAAAAGTAACTGACCCGGAATTGCAACGCCTGATTCAACTGGCAATGGTGCCCAATAAAGAAGTATTGAATAATATTCAATCCGGCAATCTGGATGAATTATCCACCTGCTTTAATAATATGTGTAATTCAGTTTATGAATATGCAATGACCAGCCCGACACAGCAAGAGGAAACAACAAAAGGAAATTTATTTGGAGCATACAATGCGGTGACAGGATATTTTCAAAATGTCAGGAATTATAAGAATGATGAAGCAAAGTTGAAAGCAATGCTCTGTGGTGGAACCGCACAAGCAAGAACACAAAAAGCCTTCGACCTTTGTGAAAACTTTTCTAAAGGCCAAATGGGCATGGTCAATTAA
- a CDS encoding single-stranded DNA-binding protein: MELTGRMTADAKVSILKDDRKVVNFSIAINDSYKPKGSEVTMKVTTFFNCSYWKNPGIAEYLKKGTLVELSGRISVNAWTNAEGQARASLNFHVNSIKLHGKAGATVKETILAVVETNNPIDDLPF, encoded by the coding sequence ATGGAACTCACAGGAAGAATGACAGCAGATGCAAAAGTCAGCATTTTAAAAGATGACCGTAAGGTTGTGAACTTTAGTATTGCAATTAACGACAGCTACAAACCAAAAGGAAGCGAAGTAACCATGAAAGTGACCACGTTCTTTAATTGCTCCTACTGGAAGAATCCCGGTATTGCGGAGTATTTAAAAAAAGGAACTCTGGTTGAACTATCCGGACGAATCAGCGTAAACGCCTGGACAAATGCAGAAGGTCAGGCAAGAGCCAGTCTGAATTTTCATGTTAATAGCATTAAACTTCACGGAAAGGCCGGAGCAACTGTAAAGGAAACCATTCTGGCAGTTGTTGAAACCAACAACCCAATTGACGATTTACCATTCTGA
- a CDS encoding single-stranded DNA-binding protein — protein sequence MEVNSRKKKNMKTNHVLLIGYVGKELEIKETENSCKRVSIRMATHYLQKNEIGEKKFNTVWHDIVAWNEKAEYAERSFVKGSKIMVDGSIEYRKYLDRSGHTRYIVQIKAHSLINLDR from the coding sequence ATGGAGGTTAATTCACGAAAAAAGAAAAACATGAAAACAAACCATGTATTGTTGATTGGCTATGTAGGCAAAGAACTGGAAATAAAAGAAACGGAAAATAGCTGTAAAAGAGTAAGTATCCGGATGGCCACCCATTACTTACAAAAAAATGAAATCGGTGAAAAAAAATTCAATACCGTATGGCATGATATAGTCGCTTGGAACGAAAAAGCCGAATATGCTGAAAGAAGTTTTGTAAAAGGCAGTAAAATAATGGTGGATGGCTCGATAGAATACAGAAAATATCTCGACAGATCCGGCCATACGCGGTACATCGTACAGATTAAAGCACACAGTTTGATTAACCTGGATCGCTAA